The proteins below come from a single Larimichthys crocea isolate SSNF chromosome XIV, L_crocea_2.0, whole genome shotgun sequence genomic window:
- the LOC104932261 gene encoding protein phosphatase methylesterase 1 isoform X2 gives MWEENFDTEHEVGSKLDYSPVSWREYFDQMEDVNVGLADSRDVFRIYKAGNDGPLLVLLHGGGHSALSWAVFTTAIASRVTCRVLAMDLRGHGATLVRQSDDFSTQTMSSDVANVIRACYGETPPPIVLIGHGVGGAIAVHTASNMLLPTTVGLVAIDVVEGSAMEALHSIQNFLKGRPKSFKSMDHAIEWSVKSGQIRNLESARVSMVGQIKRCEVEEADTLEQASPVTDVVVECNEEFYDQSYVNDKEIAASEVSLSDCTETLMSVYKWRIDLSKSEKYWDGWFRGTSNLFLACNLPKLLLLAGIDRLDRDLTIGQMQGEMLVQHVLPPCGHAVQEDKPDKVAEAVAAFLLRHKFAEARRETRSSNSFTQ, from the exons ATGTGGGAGGAGAACTTCGATACAGAGCA TGAGGTTGGCAGTAAGCTCGACTACTCGCCGGTGTCCTGGCGGGAGTATTTCGACCAGATGGAGGATGTGAACGTGGGACTGGCCGACAGCAGGGACGTGTTCAGGATTTATAAAGCAGGAAATGATGGGCCactgctggttctgctgcacGGAGGAGGACACTCGGCTCTGTCCTGGGCCGTTTTCACT ACAGCCATCGCCAGCAGAGTGACCTGCAGGGTACTTGCAATGGACCTCAGAGGTCACG GTGCCACCCTGGTTCGCCAATCAGATGACTTCTCAACTCAAACTATGTCCAG CGATGTAGCCAATGTGATCCGAGCCTGCTACGGTGAGACCCCTCCCCCCATTGTCCTGATTGGCCATGGCGTTGGTGGGGCGATCGCAGTGCATACAGCCAGCAACATGCTGCTACCGACCACTGTGGGCCTGGTGGCTATAGATGTCGTGGAAG GCAGTGCAATGGAGGCACTCCACAGCATACAGAACTTCCTGAAGGGGAGACCCAAGTCCTTCAAGTCCATGGACCACGCTATAGAGTGGAG TGTCAAGAGTGGACAAATCAGGAACCTGGAATCTGCCAGAGTCTCAATGGTTGGTCAGATCAAAAG ATGCGAGGTGGAGGAGGCCGACACTCTGGAGCAGGCCAGCCCAGTGACGGACGTGGTCGTTGAGTGCAACGAAGAGTTCTACGATCAGAGTTACGTCAATGACAAAGAAATCGCTGCCTCAGAGGTGAGCCTCAGCGactgcacagaaacactgatg AGTGTGTACAAGTGGCGTATAGACCTGTCAAAGTCAGAAAAGTATTGGGACGGCTGGTTTAGAGGAACCTCCAACCTCTTTCTGGCTTGCAACCTGCCCAAACTCCTGCTCTTGGCAG GAATTGACAGGCTGGACAGAGATCTGACAATCGGCCAAATGCAAGGTGAGATGCTGGTTCAACAT gTGCTGCCCCCCTGTGGCCATGCAGTGCAAGAAGACAAACCAGACAAA gtggCTGAAGCTGTGGCCGCATTCCTGCTGAGACACAAATTTGCCGAAGCCAGAAGAGAAACCAGGAG ctccaaCTCTTTCACACAATGA
- the LOC104932261 gene encoding protein phosphatase methylesterase 1 isoform X1, whose translation MWEENFDTEHEVGSKLDYSPVSWREYFDQMEDVNVGLADSRDVFRIYKAGNDGPLLVLLHGGGHSALSWAVFTTAIASRVTCRVLAMDLRGHGATLVRQSDDFSTQTMSSDVANVIRACYGETPPPIVLIGHGVGGAIAVHTASNMLLPTTVGLVAIDVVEGSAMEALHSIQNFLKGRPKSFKSMDHAIEWSVKSGQIRNLESARVSMVGQIKRCEVEEADTLEQASPVTDVVVECNEEFYDQSYVNDKEIAASESVYKWRIDLSKSEKYWDGWFRGTSNLFLACNLPKLLLLAGIDRLDRDLTIGQMQGEMLVQHVRL comes from the exons ATGTGGGAGGAGAACTTCGATACAGAGCA TGAGGTTGGCAGTAAGCTCGACTACTCGCCGGTGTCCTGGCGGGAGTATTTCGACCAGATGGAGGATGTGAACGTGGGACTGGCCGACAGCAGGGACGTGTTCAGGATTTATAAAGCAGGAAATGATGGGCCactgctggttctgctgcacGGAGGAGGACACTCGGCTCTGTCCTGGGCCGTTTTCACT ACAGCCATCGCCAGCAGAGTGACCTGCAGGGTACTTGCAATGGACCTCAGAGGTCACG GTGCCACCCTGGTTCGCCAATCAGATGACTTCTCAACTCAAACTATGTCCAG CGATGTAGCCAATGTGATCCGAGCCTGCTACGGTGAGACCCCTCCCCCCATTGTCCTGATTGGCCATGGCGTTGGTGGGGCGATCGCAGTGCATACAGCCAGCAACATGCTGCTACCGACCACTGTGGGCCTGGTGGCTATAGATGTCGTGGAAG GCAGTGCAATGGAGGCACTCCACAGCATACAGAACTTCCTGAAGGGGAGACCCAAGTCCTTCAAGTCCATGGACCACGCTATAGAGTGGAG TGTCAAGAGTGGACAAATCAGGAACCTGGAATCTGCCAGAGTCTCAATGGTTGGTCAGATCAAAAG ATGCGAGGTGGAGGAGGCCGACACTCTGGAGCAGGCCAGCCCAGTGACGGACGTGGTCGTTGAGTGCAACGAAGAGTTCTACGATCAGAGTTACGTCAATGACAAAGAAATCGCTGCCTCAGAG AGTGTGTACAAGTGGCGTATAGACCTGTCAAAGTCAGAAAAGTATTGGGACGGCTGGTTTAGAGGAACCTCCAACCTCTTTCTGGCTTGCAACCTGCCCAAACTCCTGCTCTTGGCAG GAATTGACAGGCTGGACAGAGATCTGACAATCGGCCAAATGCAAGGTGAGATGCTGGTTCAACATGTGCGGTTGTAG
- the gprin3a gene encoding mucin-5AC: protein MGSRDCLDIKTTTEIKASQTSPDLKTLVGSKCGMESNLEPSDSKASFNTSLKPGSELDLGSNSDVRSKSKPRPTRSTSKLSLVTSGSKLGRVGSVSPSSSRTGLYGSKDDNIKTTIPCVKPSPDSKAGSDSSKPRPVQSTSKSSALSALSSSLALSPRTSSTIRSPGSGPGKSLGSGPAAANRGVQRSPGSAPGSGPLADSSPKTRTTVALTVRGGSTPEPVDTNPSRTALTRGLTFDSVTKALPKTGTADEEEHLPETEVPAVGGPVVSQGTVRGVDVTDNARWSQDTPLSEPSHPGDANVITAGNSIPSSKATGVESGKEEKKKQKSGKQKESAKTVREAATMTDPSKGLDLWGGERREVGIQVEVEVVECSASTSSSLQRGAPTSSRSGSLTSPMVPSSQSPFQHMCKIDIELRSQSMLPSVVTDQAGSLPTCLRTYSFQQSPALMSELRLGQNQDRSVSAEGTWEAEEEEEEKGDNKVAREPNEEDEERKELVKPQEVAWDKQGMTWEVYGASVDLECLGSAIQTHLESKIREQEKHITTLRKSICSNSSLRGWKMKKRKKMRGGILGCCRKAPAVAD, encoded by the exons ATGGGTTCCAGAGACTGTCTTGATATTAAAACTACAACTGAAATCAAAGCAAGCCAAACCAGTCCAGATTTGAAGACTCTTGTGGGTTCTAAATGTGGGATGGAGTCAAACCTGGAACCTTCAGACTCTAAAGCCAGTTTCAATACAAGTTTAAAACCAGGCTCTGAGTTGGATCTCGGCTCTAATTCTGATGTCCGTTCCAAGTCTAAACCTCGTCCAACCCGTTCGACTTCTAAACTGTCTCTGGTGACCTCTGGCTCTAAGTTAGGTCGTGTTGGATCTGTCTCCCCGTCATCTTCTCGAACTGGTCTGTATGGGTCCAAAGATGACAACATCAAGACTACAATCCCCTGTGTTAAACCCAGTCCAGATTCTAAAGCTGGTTCAGATTCTTCAAAACCTAGACCAGTCCAGTCTACCTCAAAGTCATCAGCTCTCTCAGCTTTGTCTTCCTCGTTGGCACTCTCTCCTAGAACAAGTTCGACAATAAGGAGTCCTGGGTCTGGTCCTGGTAAAAGTCTTGGTTCTGGTCCAGCTGCAGCAAACAGGGGAGTCCAGAGGAGTCCTGGTTCAGCTCCAG GTTCTGGCCCTCTGGCTGACTCCAGCCCCAAAACCAGAACCACTGTTGCCTTGACAGTGAGGGGAGGATCCACACCAGAGCCTGTGGACACTAACCCCAGCAGAACAGCCCTTACTCGGGGTCTCACCTTTGATTCTGTCACTAAGGCTTTGCCAAAAACAGGCACAGCTGACGAGGAAGAACATTTGCCGGAGACTGAAGTACCAGCTGTAGGAGGACCGGTGGTATCCCAGGGGACTGTGCGAGGGGTAGATGTGACAGACAACGCAAGGTGGTCGCAAGACACCCCACTGAGCGAACCAAGTCACCCGGGAGACGCAAATGTCATCACCGCTGGTAACAGCATACCATCGTCAAAAGCAACGGGTGTGGAGAGtgggaaggaagagaagaagaagcagaagagtggtaaacagaaagagagcgCCAAGACAGTAAGGGAGGCAGCGACGATGACTGACCCCAGTAAGGGGCTCGATCTGTGGGGTGGGGAACGGAGAGAGGTGGGTATCCAAGTTGAGGTGGAGGTGGTCGAATGCTCGGCTTCCACCAGCTCCAGCCTACAGAGGGGAGCTCCCACGTCCTCTCGGTCAGGTAGTTTGACCTCACCGATGGTCCCGTCCAGCCAGTCGCCTTTCCAGCACATGTGCAAGATCGACATCGAGCTGCGCAGCCAATCAATGCTTCCCTCTGTTGTGACTGACCAGGCTGGTTCCCTCCCCACCTGTCTGCGTACATACAGCTTCCAGCAGAGCCCTGCCCTCATGTCAGAGCTACGACTCGGACAAAACCAAGACAGAAGCGTAAGTGCTGAGGGCACGTGGgaagctgaggaggaagaggaggagaaaggggatAACAAAGTAGCGAGGGAACCAAACGAAGAGGACgaggaaagaaaagagctgGTGAAACCACAGGAGGTGGCGTGGGACAAACAAGGGATGACGTGGGAGGTATACGGCGCCTCGGTGGACCTGGAGTGCCTTGGCTCGGCGATCCAGACCCACCTGGAGTCAAAGATTCGGGAGCAGGAGAAACACATCACCACTCTGAGGAAGTCCATCTGCTCCAACAGCAGCCTCAGAGGgtggaagatgaagaagaggaagaagatgcgAGGAGGCATTCTGGGTTGCTGCAGGAAGGCGCCTGCTGTGGCAGACTAG
- the LOC104932262 gene encoding uncharacterized protein LOC104932262, which translates to MKHSSVFGLLLLCVLLYFVNAGSSSHNVHRRATISTSNFSAVVGTRMSVSPAWYLNVGDTTEINCTAHSDKNNMTDKLDLQLLWTKMGDGQGTKKVLVSHRANKRISYVLGPVTHEHPGVYTCGIDGSSPDVYVHNWHSLIWVADTSSPRASMEVTSHNRRQFFNGENFTVSCQLPNDNSQWKMMRVDLWAGNITECPNQVSSGRRLSSTSRSQYPWSDKVYWCESSTGERSNALNITSTVAVTVILESPPLPVLEGEDVTLRCLHRDKTTKQITSNFRTFFYKNGRRIGYNTEGNMTLTAVTKADEGNYKCRHLDIKDGASFESWIAVKSRPDEDQKKTDNTS; encoded by the exons ATGAAACACTCTTCAGTCTTTGGGCTTCTCT tgttgtgtgttctcTTGTACTTTGTGAACGCAGGATCTTCCTCTCACA ATGTCCACCGTCGGGCCACCATCAGCACCTCCAACTTCTCTGCAGTCGTGGGAACAAGAATGAGTGTTTCTCCAGCTTGGTACCTCAATGTGGGCGACACTACAGAGATCAACTGTACTGCACactctgacaaaaacaacatgaccGACAAGCTGGACCTGCAACTGCTTTGGACCAAGATGGGTGATGGACAGGGAACCAAGAAG GTCCTGGTGAGTCATCGAGCAAATAAGCGTATCTCCTATGTGCTGGGCCCTGTTACCCATGAGCATCCGGGTGTTTACACCTGTGGCATTGACGGAAGCTCACCTGATGTTTATGTTCATAATTGGCACAGTTTAATCTGGGTGGCAG ACACGTCTTCTCCGAGAGCCTCCATGGAGGTGACCAGCCACAACAGGAGACAGTTCTTCAATGGTGAGAACTTCACTGTGAGCTGCCAGCTGCCCAACGATAACTCCCAGTGGAAGATGATGAG GGTTGACTTGTGGGCAGGGAATATCACAGAATGTCCCAATCAAGTGTCTTCAGGCCGCCGcctgtcctccacctcccgTTCTCAATATCCCTGGTCGGACAAGGTGTACTGGTGTGAGAGTTCAACAGGGGAAAGGAGCAACGCCCTCAACATTACCTCCACTG TTGCTGTGACAGTGATTCTGGAGAGTCcaccacttcctgtgttggAGGGGGAGGACGTGACGCTGCGCTGCTTACATAGAGACAAAACCACCAAGCAAATCACCTCCAACTTCAGAACCTTCTTCTACAAGAACGGACGTAGGATCGG gtaTAATACTGAAGGCAACATGACTCTGACAGCAGTAACCAAAGCTGATGAGGGAAACTACAAATGTCGCCACCTGGACATTAAAGATGGGGCGTCTTTTGAGAGCTGGATTGCTGTTAAAT CTCGGCCCGATGAAGACCAGAAGAAGACTGACAACACGTCGTAG